The following DNA comes from Falco rusticolus isolate bFalRus1 chromosome 12, bFalRus1.pri, whole genome shotgun sequence.
ATCTCTTGGCTTTAGTTTTGTATAATATAGTatgatttcaaaacaaaataatcatcTGCCTACTTGGTAAAGTGTTGTGACTGTTGAGTAGATGCCAGTGACTCTTAACAACAGGATAATAACACTTGGATTTCCAAGGTGCTTCTGCCCACATTAAGGGAGGGAGCTGCTTTTTATCGCCCTTCATTATTCTGTGACATTGCTCTGCTTAGctgaaaatatgttaaataaatTCCCACTTCTGGTACAGCTAGCTAAATAAGGATGCACAGTTGCTAAATCTCTGTCAGAATTACAGCAGGCACCTGTTCATAGCCACTAAAACTGATGTTGCTAACATGTTTCCACAATAACTTCATGCTCAGGACTTCCCAACCAATtatcttttggaaagaaattttccACATTTGGCCTCTGCTtgagagggatttttttccttctaggcTTGAGGAAAACGATGCCAGCTGTTCTTGAACACAGcatgaattataaaattatGCCTCTGAAGTAAAAAGAACTTCACAGGCTGCACTGAGCTGAAATGTAAAGCTTGCTCTAGACCTTTCTGAAGAGCAAAGTTTTTGCTTGGCATTATACTTGACATTGATTTACCTAGATTAATAAAGATAAGGCaataaacatgttttgaaaGAGCTGAGAATGATTTATCTATAGGTGAGTGAACAAGAAAAGCTTGCAGCTTGCATGAGCTGTAAACAGAGAGCTGCCAGGTAGGTCAGAGGAGCTCACTCCTGCCCTCTGCAAAGTGCACTGCATTGTTCGAGAACAGGGAGCCACCGCACCTTCCACAGGAGGAAAGCCCACGTCCCTACTCCagattcttccttttccccaccaGATTgttaattaaatgtaaaaaaaaaggagtgttAGGTATGCAAAGTGGATGCTAGCACTGGGACATTTAAAACGCTAAGATTACTACTCCTGTCTGTGTGGCCAATGTGTACATTtatgcatatacacatatacCCAGGCAACCACATGCACAGAGAGGAGAGACACAGAGGGACTTTCAAACAAGTCTTAGAAATTGAGATCCTTGACAAAATGCTCCAAGCAATTAATATATCCCAGAACATACCACCTGAGAGATATCACCTACCATCAAAATTCAGCCACATTGGACATTATGAAATCAATTAACCAGTTGGAGCACTTGACCAGGGTGTACATTTTATATTGGTTTGGTTAGAATACCCTCAGGCATGAAATGTCCTGATCTTTCCTTGCCTAGTACAGAGACCTGAAGACTGTCTTAGTGACAAGTTTGTATGTATTGCATATGGAATATTATCATACTGGATAACACTGTACATCTCTCTTTGTAAGCCTTCTGTGTCTCTCCTGGGTAAATGCTTTTTtgacacattttattttctaacactTTGGGGGCTGTTAGAAGGCAATTTCTGTCGCTTAACAAACCAGGaagatacagaaacaaaaaaagaactaaacAAAACCCCCTTCACTACAGCCACCACCATATTTCCCTCTCTCCTGTAGGAACTCTCTGGTTTTCCCTGAAATCGTAAGGAAATTGTGCGCTGTTGTGTTtgaagaaaagtttaaaaaaaaaatccgcattatttttagctttctaTCATTTCATTAAACGGGTCTTTCCTCCTCAGAGTAAAAACTGAAGcctttctcttcatttaaaaagaacttttaGCTGTCATCTAAAGCAGCGcagggcggggggaggaggagggggacgGACGGGAGTGGAGGGGGACgttaaacaattttttcctgtagaGTAAGATCACACTTTTAAGTTCTTTAGAAAACTATGCAAtctctacttttctttttcttttttcacccccccccttttttttttgtgtcgTGAGAGGGACTTTGATTTATTCTCAGTAGcaaaaaggctgagagaaagAAACCTCCGGagccttaatttaaaaaaaaaaaaaaggagggggaaaggaaagagggaacGAGGACGGGGTCTGTCCGAGTGCTGATGGATGCTCCTCGGTGGGGGGACCCGCGATGCCGCCCGGCACGGCTGGGTCCGCTCCGCtccgtgccgtgccatgccgtgccgtgccgagccgagccgagcgAGCAgtgccgcgccgcgccgcgccgtgccgtgccgtgccggcGGGGAAGCCTTGCATCACCGCCGCGGGCTCcgcttccctcctccctctctttcGGGGAGGCTATTAATAGCATGACATCAGCCCGGGACTCGCCGCCAGAGTAAATACCAGCGCTGCCTGCTCGGCTATATAAGGGGGGTGATGCAACCGAGGCGAGAGGCAGAggagcggggagcggcgggAGCTGCTCTCCCGGAGGAGGCAGCGGAGGAGAGGGGACGGCCACCGGGACGGCAGCGCTGCGGGACGGGCGCGGAGCCCCTTCCCTCCGGCCgggacaacagcagcagcagcgggaggAAGGTAGGTGGCAGCGGGAGGGGAGACGCCGAGACCCTGGGTGCcggcggggcgaggggctgAGCCCCGCGGGAGGCTGTCCCGCCGAGGGGAGATGCCCGCCGGGGGTGCCGCGGGCCGCGGCCGGGAAAAGTTCCGCCGCCGGAGCGAAGTCGGGTGCGGCGGTGCGCCGTCTCCCCCGAGCCCCGGGAGAGCCCTCGGCCCCGCCGAGCCTCCGCCGGAGCTCTCGCCCGCCGGTGGCGGCTCCCTGCCGGCGCTCGCACCGGGGGAACCCCCTGCCCGGGCTGCCGCCAGATGTGAGCGGCGGGAGGGAGCCCGCCGAGCCCCGGCTCTCCCCGGGCCGGCAGCGCCGCTCGGCACCGCGCGGTGGCGGCCTCGGCGGAGGGacggcccggccccggggccgcggggatGCCGGAGCGCGGCGCGTCCCCGCCGGGCGGTGCAGGAGCCGCGGCGGCACCGCGACCCCGGCGGGTCGGCGGGGGCTGAGCAGCTGGGGCGGGACTGCCCAGGCGGTGGGTGACCCGCGCTGCCGCCAGCGGTGTTATCTCAGGTCTATAGATACATACACCCACACAGCGCGAGTGCGAGCTCTCGGTGTGAGCCAGCGACATTCACTTTCCTTTCTGTCGCCGTGTCCTGACATGAAGAAGATCGGTTGCTAAACTGTTGCCTAATCGAGTCAGGCGTGACACAACAGCAAACTTGTTTCAGAGAACGGGTTTCCTGTTGGAAATCGATTTTCCTCCTAGTAGCACCGTTTGAGAAGCTGGAGGGCAGCAGAAAATGGTTCAGGAATGATGTGGGATGGCAGAAAGCTTAAGGTCAACCAGCGTGCACAGAGGTTGTGAACTGTAATTGCTCTTAATGCTGTTTAAGATTAACCTCAATGGTTATCGGGGTTTATTGCATCAGCaccagaggaaaaggaattcatgtgaagaaataaaaccaagaggCACAGTCAGCCATCTACAGttaagcaaaaaagaaaagactgaaagtaGTCACTTtcaattttaatattaaacaagAATACccttaaataataaaaaatgcacaGCTGGGAAGTGTgtcctgaaattaaaatatgagCAGTTGAGATGTAAAAGTTCACTGTAGATGGAAAGAACCACCagcaaaagaacaaacaaaaagtagGGGGAGAACAAATGAATAAAGTTGTTTGAATTTACTTGAATTAGGAGGGTACCATTAATAGAAAAGCTGTTCTCTTTGGAGAACTCCAAAACTAAGGCTAAAGTAATGAAGCATTAACTCACACTGGGGACAAGCTGTGCCTCTATGGTGCACGTCTGGGAAATGTTCAGCACCTTCAATGTCAGTAACTTCAGAAGTACTCAAAGCAGCCTGGAGCCCAGGTCCATGTGCATGGTCTAACAAAGTAAACAGAGATTGTATCTGAAAGGCTCAGAGGTAACCACGCTTTAAGCCCTGATATTCTTATTCCTACAGCTTTGACAAACCCAGAGAAGATGAGATAGTGTTATTGATGGTTTATAGACAGAGGTATAATTTGTacaaaaattaggaaaaagggaaggcaatttgttgcattttttttaaatagcaaaatctGGGTTTCCTTCTtgtaaaatgtttccaaaagcaGATTGGTTCCCCGGAAATTGGAAAACATCTACCTTGTTGTTATGAAAAGGGATTCTATTCAGGTTACTGAGTAACATTGACATAAGGCTGgttatttctgttatttgtaTCATGATGACTCCTGACGATCCCAGTGGCAGACTGGAAGCCTACCCTACTAGACACTGTCCAGAAGCCTGACCCCAGGAAAGCAAACCAGTGGcaaacagctgtgcaaaatggGACTCTGCTCATGGCAGAAATCCTTAGAcgagccccagccccctggtAGGCCCTTCCTTCCCTAAAGTCTGAGTAAATAGAGATGCCTTTCAGGATGTCTGGAAGGTCAGTGAGCTGTTCAGGCAGGGAAGCAAGCAAGTTTCTACGGTCAAGGACACTTCCCCCTCTGtgcttccccctccctgtgGGCACTCtaccacttttttcttttctttttcttttttttttttttcttttgtacattAGTGACAGATGGGTGAGAGTACCTGAAGACATTATAGTAGGGTTTTGTTGGTACACTTATTAGACTAGTAGAAATCCACAATTAACACAATTTCTCAGGCACAAACATTCTTGGTTTtctctggtgctgctgctgacctcAATTAAAAGTTCAcctaaactgaaaaataattgaataaacCACCAGAGCTTGAAAATCATTAActcaattaattattttgtaggctggaaaaacagttttgctgttAATTTAAGACTCTTGTTTGATTGAATTATACAGAATTTGTTGAATCAAGCTATCGCTGGCAGCCAGGGAGACTGATTCAGTGAAAATAGCTGAAATTTCTGCTAGCAGTGAGGGGCTTGGTGTCATCTGGAATTAGCCTATTTAAATGAGTTGAATGGTTGAATGTCGCTAAATGGTAAATAATGCTGGGAGGACTTCAGCTGGAAATTATAGGGCTGTTTCTGACTTGTTGGAAAAGAGTAACTGCTAGCTTTCTGAGATTATAGGATTAAACCGTATCAGTACTTTAAATGTGACTCATGAGCAGGGGCTTTCTGAAGAGAATTACATAAATTTCCCAAGGTCTTTCTGAATAACAAATTGTTCCAAATAATTTCCTCATCTTTAATAACTATGGGTGAAATCCTGGCCCCATTGAGGTCAACAGAAGAAGTCCTCTTGATTTCAGTGGGTTCAGGATTTCACCCCCAGACTGTGGGAAATGTTCGTCTCTTTGGTGGTGACTGAGTGAGGAAGAATTGAGGAAGACTCTGCAGCTGGACATGGTATTTTCTACCAACTGGCAATTCACTGCCctctaatttttatatttacctTGCTCATTTGCACCAATGTGGatttacagtgtatttttagaTATCTCTGAGCAAAATCTATCATCTTGTGAAGTCATATGACCCCAAACATTTCTTGCTGGGTTACAGAAGTAGTGTACAAGGAACTGTGCACTTCTGGGTTGACCATGTGGAAATTTAACTTACCCACACTGCTACCCTGAGGCAACTATTTGCTTACCTGCACTAAGTTAATTATAATTGACTTTGCTATAATTATTACAGTTCTAATCAAGAGTAGATAACACTGTAATTATCCATACAGCTaccaaaaaccaccaaaacctaTACACCAAAGCAAGCTGGAAAACCAATGTGGTAAAATCCAATTTAACTCAAGTCACTTTATGAATAACGGAAGAAATACAATCTGTTTTCTAATGGATTTGCACCTTTTGTCCCTTGAGCCATGCACAAAAagtgctctgctttcttccagaTCTCTTATCTCACTTGTCAGTGAGAGGTGGTTTGTGTTGTGTGGAGCTGTGTGCATCAGCTAGCTAGGTTGCCCAGGATGTTTGGATGGATGGTTGCTGAGTTTGCCTCTCTCTCCCTCAGTGGGGTCAGAAATTTTCACAAAGCACATAGGGGGCCTCTCTCCCTCAAAAATTGGCTAAAAAATTCAcaagaattaataaaaagaggaaagtaGAGAGCACTGTTGGGCAGGTTCATTTTCTTAGGAAAGCTACTAGAAATTAGATTCCTCCATGGGGTGTCCATTTGCATAATTCGCCTGAAGTCTCTTCAGGCACACTGTTTTGTGTCAGCAGAAGATCTGaccataaatatttaagaatttcAAACCTTGCGTTTAGGGCACATGAAGAGAGTTTCAGGTTTTACAAGAGAAAAGTAATGAAACAAATGGCTTCACGTTTTTCATGACTCAATCCCTCCAACTCAGCCTGTGCTTTGAAGCCCCAGAGCATGTACAGACTTCGTTCTTTCTGCCAGCTCTTATTGTTCACCGGTTTTCAGCAGTTTGTAACCAGATCTGCAACTCCTCGTAAAACTGACCATGATAATTTTGTGACAGATCCTGTTTTGGTTAGCAGACTTCAGCTTCTAGTAGAACTTGTTGAGCTTTACCTAAATATAGCTGAGATAAAGGTATGCTCTATCCATTTGAAGATGGAATCTGTGGTGGTATAGCTCTGAGGATGGAGATGCTCTTAAGCACCTTTTGtgctttaaataataaaatatttctttgctttctgatttttgttcCTTATTATCTTTCTCTTCCTACTCACTCAATTCTCATTTGCCACACATTGtctgtttaaaatgtcagtatacatacatacacacaactTTTTTCTAGGCCTTTCTGAATCTTAATATTGAAAATGTGATGTGCtaatactattattatttttaaatactaactTTAAGTTAACATGAAGTAGAAGTTTTTACTAGAGACCAATTTCTTAACTGCTTGTCTCTAGTGAGAGATTGGGGTAGATGGGGAATGGGAACTGAAGCAGTGCAAGAAATACAGTAGTATTCACAGTATGAAATATACCTCTAGGAGATATTATTTGCCTTTCTAAAGCTGTTgaaagattattattattatctctTTTTACCTTTCAGCAAAATGATGGTCCAACACTCAGGCCAGGTATCTGCATTAGAAGTCAGCGCCTCGGCAATTGTTCCCACTTTGTCCCCTGCAGGGTCACTGGGGTTTGATGATTTCACAAATTTAACCCCACTGGTGAAAGAGGAACTGAGGTTTGCCATTCAGAATAAGCGTCAGTCCCACAGGATGTCTTCTACATTGGACACAGTTACAGTTTCTGAAAGACCAATTGAAACATCAATCATGAAAACAGAGGTATGGCTTTTTATATAGCATTTCAGTGTGAATGATTAATTCTCTAATAAAGTTTCATCACAAGACCAGTAATTATGTCAGCTACAGACAACTCTCTCCACTGTACTGATCCTTTAGGCCTGCTGCTTGGCTTTCTGTTAAGTGCTTCTGGGAAATCCTCTGGTATTTCTCATTTCCATTGAGGCTTATAgttagatattttattttttattatggtCTGTGGACAATGTTTTCCAGTGATCAGAGCAAGCGCTAATCTGGTTTCCCTGCCTGCTTGTGGCTGAACTTGGAATAAGTcacttctgaaattttatttcactgaggACAGTCCAGTAGGACCCGTGTGGGCTACTGTGTCCACACTAGGCTTTTACTTTAAGATTATAGCCTCCATCAAAAACATTTCCCTTATGAAGTGGAGAAACAGCTTAAGTTAGGGAAATAGCTGCACCTTGGTCTGAGCCTCcacaggaaacaaagcaaagcctgAACGAGTGGTTAATATCCCCTTTTTGGTGCTGCCCTTACTCCTCTGCGCTCTCACTGCCTCATGAAGCATCCTCCACTCTGCCCCCCGTGTCCCTTGCTCCTTCTTTTCCTTGGGAAATGGAGGTGTGGAGTCAGTCTGGGGAGACACTTGGCAAGTTTTTGAGTACCATTGATCTAAAATGAGCCATCACATGGATTACATCCATCCAAACTCCAGTCAGGTTTTTATTGACAATTCTAATGGAGTTACTACCATTTTACTGTATGGTAAGCAAGGTCAGAATAACATTATGTAACTTGTGATGTGAGCACTGACAACACTACccatgctgcttttaaaaatgcagaagttatCAAAATCAGGTCGCATATTTACAATGTCTTATGCATTGTATGTATCTGTTTTTATGAGATAGTTTTCTCCTGAAGAGGATGAGAGAAAAAAGCgaagaagggaaaggaacaaaattGCTGCTGCAAAGTGCCgaaacaaaaagaaggaaaaaacagaatgtTTGCAGAAAGTAAGTGGCTGGCTTGAATTGTTCTTAATCTGTCATCCTGCCAGGATCGAAACAGCATAGTAGGAAATAGAGAAAGATGTCACCCAGAACTCTGTAAACCCTTCAAAACATTagttatatataaaaaaaatgaacacgCTATATGTTAAAACTGGCATAAAGTGAAAGCATGGTAGGAGCGAAAGATTACTGTTTCAGTGACTGATCTTGTCTATGGGGATAATATTAATTTGAATATGTACTGAACACAAAAAGAAGTAAAGCCTCATTTCATATAATAGGCATTGTGGAGGCCAAGAGCCTACAAACACCGACAAGTGATTTCTGACGACTTCATGAAATGAGTGGCATAGTACCTTACCCCTGAATTCTCTGT
Coding sequences within:
- the ATF3 gene encoding cyclic AMP-dependent transcription factor ATF-3; translated protein: MMVQHSGQVSALEVSASAIVPTLSPAGSLGFDDFTNLTPLVKEELRFAIQNKRQSHRMSSTLDTVTVSERPIETSIMKTEFSPEEDERKKRRRERNKIAAAKCRNKKKEKTECLQKESEKLETINAELKAQIEELKNEKQHLIYMLNLHRPTCIVRAQNGRTPEDERNLFIQQIKEGTLQG